In Pseudomonas sp. ADAK18, a single window of DNA contains:
- a CDS encoding histidine phosphatase family protein, with product MVNSVVDLILPKPRSRWASVKRLKKLWLSLAGIAVIGVLVTGVMFWPTSPPDLSVGHRMLSSGVVSSWRDGDLIVLIRHEERCDRSSNPCLGPADGLTVAGTVIATAVGKAFQTLGMGNSDVLSSPATRTAQTSLFMFGKTELSPGPLAICGNAIAEELITHKAGGRNLLLVTHSACISDLEKELGYPRAAHAEYGSALFVKVGANGKLKALGIMNTKDWPAALKQL from the coding sequence ATGGTGAATAGTGTGGTTGACCTGATCCTGCCCAAACCCCGCTCGCGCTGGGCTTCGGTAAAACGACTCAAGAAGCTCTGGCTGAGCCTGGCGGGTATTGCCGTTATTGGCGTGCTGGTGACTGGCGTGATGTTCTGGCCAACTTCGCCCCCGGACTTGAGCGTGGGCCATCGCATGCTCAGTTCGGGCGTCGTGTCCAGTTGGCGCGACGGCGACCTGATCGTATTGATACGCCACGAGGAGCGCTGCGACCGCTCCAGTAACCCTTGCCTGGGCCCGGCAGACGGCCTGACCGTTGCCGGTACTGTCATCGCTACCGCCGTGGGTAAAGCCTTTCAAACCCTGGGCATGGGCAACAGTGATGTACTGAGCAGCCCCGCCACACGCACTGCACAGACTTCGCTCTTCATGTTCGGCAAGACCGAGTTGTCCCCCGGCCCCCTGGCCATCTGTGGCAACGCTATAGCCGAGGAGTTGATTACGCATAAAGCCGGCGGGCGCAACCTGCTGCTGGTGACCCACAGTGCCTGCATCAGCGACCTGGAGAAGGAACTTGGTTACCCACGCGCGGCTCACGCCGAATACGGTAGCGCGTTGTTCGTGAAGGTTGGTGCCAACGGCAAACTCAAGGCACTGGGCATCATGAATACAAAGGACTGGCCGGCCGCACTTAAACAACTTTAA
- a CDS encoding FtsX-like permease family protein, with product MRVIYWTLRALLSHWRRHPVQFFSVLTGLWLATALLIGVQALNSQARDSYARASQLIGGEPQASLVAPDGSSFSQALFVTLRRAGWPVSPVVQGRVVLKGHEDLRVQLMGIDPVSLPGGGSLAGQTLDRGQMVAFFNPPGRTWVAPKTLQALGLQEGEQPLTASGQPLPPLHAQPDMAPGLLLTDIGFAQPLLDMPQRLSRLLLDKAFAATHPALPAEISGQLQLKAGEENNLARLTESFHLNLDALGFLSFVVGLFIVHAAIGLALEQRRGLLRTLRACGVSARALILSLSIELGGLALLGGLAGVASGYLLASLLLPDVAASLRGLYGAEVAGQLSLSPLWWASGLGLSLLGALLAGASSLWRAARLPLLALANAQAWHQAHGRWLRRQGWVAAAAWLVALLALWLGDSLISGFVLMAALLLGAALGLPVLLNVLLKAVLGRSRSVLGQWFLADCRQQLPALSLALMALLLALSANIGAGSMTSGFRQTFSNWLEQRLTAELYVNPQNPAQAEQLQQWLAQQPLVQTVLPTWQVPVQLQGWPADVFGVVDDPTYRQHWPLLQAVAGDPWDQLVQGDTLMLSEQLARRLKVQLGDTVTIPTPQGAWSPTVVGIYADYGNPKGHILVNTRHLLQHWPGASPARFNLRVVPENVPTLVREVQARFALEDSRIVDQQQLKGWSSQVFERTFAATAALNSLTLGVAGVALFISLLTQSQSRLGQLAPLWALGVTRRQLMLLNLGQTWLLAVLTLVLALPLGLLLAWCLDAVINVQAFGWRLPLQVFPWQLAQLLGLAMLATLLASAWPLWQLYRSRPADLLRTFAHED from the coding sequence ATGCGGGTCATCTATTGGACGTTGCGGGCGCTGCTCAGCCATTGGCGTCGGCACCCGGTGCAATTTTTCAGTGTGCTGACCGGGTTGTGGCTGGCCACTGCGCTGTTGATCGGCGTGCAGGCCCTCAACAGTCAGGCGCGTGACAGCTACGCCCGGGCCAGTCAGTTGATCGGTGGTGAGCCCCAGGCCAGCCTTGTCGCGCCGGACGGTTCGAGTTTTTCGCAAGCGCTGTTTGTCACGCTGCGCCGTGCCGGGTGGCCGGTGTCTCCAGTGGTCCAGGGCCGCGTGGTACTCAAGGGGCACGAAGACCTGCGTGTGCAATTGATGGGCATTGACCCGGTGTCGCTGCCGGGAGGCGGATCACTTGCCGGGCAGACCTTGGACCGTGGGCAGATGGTCGCCTTCTTCAATCCGCCGGGCCGTACCTGGGTCGCACCAAAGACGCTGCAAGCGTTGGGCCTGCAAGAGGGCGAGCAACCCCTGACAGCCAGCGGCCAGCCTTTGCCACCGCTGCACGCACAACCCGATATGGCCCCCGGTCTTTTGCTGACCGACATCGGCTTCGCTCAACCGCTGCTGGATATGCCTCAACGTCTGTCGCGGCTATTGCTGGACAAGGCCTTTGCCGCGACTCATCCCGCCTTGCCGGCAGAGATAAGCGGTCAGCTGCAACTCAAGGCCGGCGAGGAAAACAACCTTGCGCGCCTGACCGAAAGCTTCCACTTGAACCTTGATGCCCTGGGCTTTCTGTCCTTTGTGGTGGGGCTGTTCATTGTCCACGCCGCCATCGGCCTGGCCTTGGAACAACGACGCGGCCTATTGCGCACCTTGCGTGCCTGCGGAGTCAGTGCGCGGGCGCTGATCCTCAGCTTGAGTATCGAACTGGGTGGCCTGGCCTTGTTGGGCGGGCTGGCCGGGGTGGCCAGCGGGTACCTGTTGGCCAGCCTGTTGCTGCCGGATGTGGCGGCCAGCTTGCGGGGACTGTACGGCGCCGAAGTGGCCGGGCAACTGAGCCTCAGCCCACTATGGTGGGCCAGCGGCCTGGGCTTGAGCCTGCTCGGTGCATTGCTCGCCGGGGCCAGCAGCTTGTGGCGGGCGGCGCGGCTTCCGTTGTTGGCGCTGGCCAATGCCCAGGCCTGGCACCAGGCTCACGGGCGCTGGTTACGTCGTCAGGGTTGGGTGGCGGCTGCGGCCTGGTTGGTTGCATTGTTGGCGTTGTGGTTGGGTGACAGCCTGATCAGTGGTTTCGTGTTGATGGCGGCCTTGTTGCTGGGGGCTGCCCTGGGTTTGCCGGTGTTGCTCAACGTCCTGCTCAAGGCCGTGCTGGGCCGTAGCCGCTCGGTGCTGGGCCAATGGTTTCTCGCTGACTGTCGTCAACAACTGCCGGCCTTGAGCCTGGCGTTGATGGCTTTGTTGTTGGCGCTGTCGGCCAATATCGGTGCCGGTTCCATGACCTCGGGCTTTCGCCAGACCTTCAGCAATTGGCTGGAGCAGCGGCTGACCGCCGAGCTGTATGTCAATCCGCAAAATCCGGCCCAGGCCGAACAGTTACAGCAGTGGCTGGCGCAGCAACCCTTGGTGCAAACGGTGCTGCCCACCTGGCAAGTGCCGGTGCAATTGCAGGGCTGGCCGGCGGATGTTTTTGGTGTGGTGGATGACCCCACCTATCGCCAGCACTGGCCGTTGCTGCAAGCCGTGGCAGGTGATCCGTGGGATCAGTTGGTGCAGGGCGATACGCTGATGCTCAGCGAGCAACTGGCACGCCGGTTGAAAGTACAATTGGGCGATACGGTGACGATCCCGACGCCACAGGGGGCATGGTCGCCCACGGTGGTGGGGATCTACGCCGACTATGGCAACCCCAAGGGACACATCCTGGTCAACACCCGGCATCTATTGCAGCACTGGCCAGGGGCATCCCCGGCACGTTTCAACCTGCGGGTCGTGCCGGAAAATGTGCCGACGTTGGTGCGTGAGGTACAAGCCCGGTTTGCCCTGGAAGACAGCCGTATCGTCGACCAACAGCAACTCAAGGGTTGGTCGAGCCAGGTCTTCGAGCGCACCTTTGCCGCCACCGCCGCCCTCAACAGCTTGACCCTGGGCGTTGCCGGAGTGGCGTTGTTCATCAGTCTGCTGACCCAGAGCCAAAGCCGGCTGGGCCAATTGGCGCCGTTGTGGGCGTTGGGGGTGACGCGGCGACAATTGATGCTGCTCAACCTGGGGCAAACCTGGCTGCTGGCGGTGCTGACCCTGGTGCTCGCGTTGCCGCTGGGTTTGCTCCTGGCGTGGTGCCTGGACGCGGTGATCAACGTCCAGGCCTTTGGCTGGCGCCTGCCGTTGCAGGTGTTCCCCTGGCAGTTGGCCCAGTTGCTGGGGCTGGCGATGCTCGCCACGTTGTTGGCCTCGGCCTGGCCGCTCTGGCAGTTGTACCGCAGTCGCCCGGCCGATTTGCTGAGGACCTTTGCCCATGAAGATTAA
- a CDS encoding ABC transporter ATP-binding protein: MLQVQGVFKSYGTPSGPLVVLTGVDLTLNERSSLALMGESGSGKSTLLHLVAGLDQVDQGTIEVGEQRLDRMTESQLAHWRRTEIGLVFQQFNLIGSLRVEDNLAFQARLAGRFDPLWQAQLVERLGLGDLLQRYPEQLSGGQQQRVAVGRALASRPGLLLADEPTGNLDEATSDEVLQLMLDLLHDSATSLLMVTHSPRIAACLDRQMVLHRGHVVAAQAR; the protein is encoded by the coding sequence ATGCTGCAGGTGCAAGGTGTCTTCAAGAGCTACGGAACACCTTCGGGGCCATTGGTGGTTTTGACAGGTGTCGACCTGACCCTCAATGAGCGTAGCAGTCTTGCGTTGATGGGCGAGTCTGGAAGTGGAAAAAGTACCTTATTGCACCTGGTGGCCGGGCTCGACCAAGTGGATCAAGGCACTATTGAGGTCGGTGAGCAGCGCCTGGATCGCATGACCGAGTCGCAACTGGCCCATTGGCGCCGTACCGAAATTGGCCTGGTGTTCCAGCAGTTCAACCTGATCGGTAGCCTGCGGGTGGAGGACAACCTGGCGTTTCAAGCGCGCCTGGCGGGGCGTTTTGATCCGTTGTGGCAGGCGCAGTTGGTGGAGCGCCTGGGCCTGGGGGATTTGCTTCAGCGTTACCCCGAACAATTATCCGGTGGCCAACAACAACGGGTGGCGGTGGGGCGGGCGCTGGCGTCCCGGCCAGGGTTGCTGCTGGCGGACGAACCCACCGGCAACCTCGACGAAGCCACCAGCGATGAAGTCCTGCAGCTGATGCTGGACCTGTTGCACGACAGCGCCACCAGCTTGCTGATGGTCACCCACAGCCCCCGAATCGCCGCGTGCCTGGACCGGCAGATGGTGTTGCATCGCGGCCATGTGGTCGCGGCGCAGGCCCGCTGA
- a CDS encoding sterol desaturase family protein, with product MPHPTEAFRTRYRASVHPRYNPWLHAGFVLGYGLLCITLFWSTVHQVQPLEWLTIPLSLVFFNLCIYLVHRHLGHHKHTFAQLFYARHTGDHHSFFTPGHMTYQSAKDWRVILFPAWLIILHSLAITLPAWWLLKQLNPNVAGLFAGCMILGYLLYEIFHACEHLHDHHPLARLPWIRQMRQLHALHHRRELMQGRNFNIVLPLMDYLFGTLHWEPATHEPNDTQERS from the coding sequence ATGCCCCACCCCACCGAGGCCTTCCGCACCCGCTACCGCGCCAGCGTCCACCCCCGCTACAACCCTTGGCTACACGCCGGTTTCGTACTGGGTTACGGCCTGCTTTGCATCACGCTGTTCTGGTCCACCGTCCACCAGGTCCAACCCCTGGAATGGCTGACCATCCCGCTGTCTCTGGTGTTCTTCAACCTGTGCATCTACCTCGTCCATCGCCACCTGGGCCACCACAAACACACCTTCGCCCAGCTGTTCTACGCCCGCCATACCGGCGACCACCACAGTTTCTTCACCCCCGGGCATATGACCTACCAAAGCGCAAAAGACTGGCGCGTCATCCTGTTCCCCGCCTGGCTGATCATCCTCCACAGCCTGGCCATCACCCTTCCCGCCTGGTGGCTGCTCAAGCAACTGAACCCCAACGTCGCCGGCCTGTTCGCCGGCTGCATGATTCTCGGCTACCTGCTCTACGAAATTTTCCACGCCTGCGAACACCTGCACGACCACCACCCCTTGGCGCGCCTCCCCTGGATTCGCCAGATGCGTCAACTGCACGCCCTGCATCACCGTCGTGAACTGATGCAGGGACGCAACTTCAACATCGTCCTGCCATTGATGGACTACCTGTTTGGCACCCTGCACTGGGAGCCCGCCACCCACGAGCCCAACGACACCCAGGAACGGTCATGA
- a CDS encoding lipocalin-like domain-containing protein: MKIKCLLWASLLLLSACDKPVPPEESFAGLGSDAADFAQVVPGKVFNFPEDHGPHDGFRIEWWYVTANLKDAEGNPFGVQWTLFRNALKAGPVQPDWHDSTIWLGHAAVTSASSHYAAERYARGGVGQAGAQAVPFSAWIDNWSFATRPGAASTLTDMQLKAGDGHFNYDLHLTSSRPLILQGDNGYSRKSDQGQASYYYSQPFFQASGSLTLDGKTYQVSGPAWLDREWSSQPLTANQTGWDWFSLHLDSGEQLMLFRVRQKEGESYLTGTWIDKEGRTQTLHNQDIQLTPLDSTQIDGRRIPTRWSLKVPGKQLDITTEAVNPKAWMKVSIAYWEGPVRFEGGVGYLEMTGY; this comes from the coding sequence ATGAAGATTAAGTGCCTGTTGTGGGCTTCACTGCTGTTGCTGAGCGCCTGCGATAAGCCGGTGCCGCCTGAGGAAAGCTTCGCCGGCCTTGGCAGCGATGCCGCAGACTTTGCCCAAGTGGTTCCTGGCAAAGTCTTCAACTTTCCTGAGGATCACGGTCCCCATGATGGTTTTCGCATCGAGTGGTGGTACGTCACCGCCAACCTGAAGGATGCCGAGGGCAACCCCTTCGGCGTGCAATGGACGCTCTTTCGCAACGCCCTCAAGGCCGGGCCGGTACAACCGGACTGGCATGATTCGACGATCTGGCTCGGCCATGCCGCCGTCACCTCCGCCTCCAGCCACTACGCCGCCGAGCGATACGCCCGAGGCGGCGTGGGGCAGGCCGGCGCCCAAGCGGTGCCCTTCAGTGCCTGGATCGACAACTGGAGTTTCGCCACCCGCCCAGGTGCCGCGAGCACCTTGACTGACATGCAGCTCAAGGCGGGCGATGGGCATTTCAACTACGACCTGCACTTGACGTCCAGCCGGCCACTGATCCTTCAGGGCGACAATGGCTACAGCCGCAAATCCGACCAGGGCCAAGCCTCGTACTACTACAGCCAGCCGTTTTTCCAGGCCAGCGGCAGCCTCACCCTCGATGGCAAAACCTATCAGGTCAGCGGCCCGGCCTGGCTCGACCGCGAGTGGAGCAGCCAGCCACTGACGGCCAACCAGACCGGCTGGGATTGGTTCTCCCTGCACCTGGACAGTGGTGAACAATTGATGTTGTTTCGGGTGCGGCAGAAAGAAGGTGAGTCCTACCTGACCGGCACCTGGATTGACAAGGAAGGGCGAACCCAAACCTTGCACAATCAAGACATTCAACTCACGCCGCTGGACAGTACCCAGATCGACGGACGCCGTATTCCAACACGTTGGTCGCTGAAAGTGCCTGGCAAACAGCTCGACATCACCACCGAAGCGGTAAACCCGAAGGCGTGGATGAAGGTGAGCATTGCGTATTGGGAAGGGCCGGTGCGGTTTGAGGGGGGAGTGGGGTATTTGGAGATGACGGGCTACTAG
- a CDS encoding efflux transporter outer membrane subunit — protein MSKLPISLVTVAWILGGCSLIPDYQQPEAPTPAQYPQGPAYTAALTGVDTASGPDWQHLFHDPAMQQLIRDALANNRDLRVAALNVEAFQAQYRIQRADLFPAVSASGAGKRQKLPGDITGTGKSAITSSYSATLGISAYELDFFGRVRSLSEQAMQTYLSTEEARRSAQLSLVANVANGYLTWRADQELLALAEKTLAVDERSLRLTSRSKSAGKASSLDVIQARTSVQSTRASVARYQRQVAQDVNSLSLLVGGPVPETLPARPLDGDLIARVPAGLPSDLLQRRPDILQAEYQLKAANANIGAARAAFFPSLTLTANAGSASKDLSGLFKGGSGSWTFQPQINLPVFNAGSLRASLDYAKIQKNILVAQYEKSIQTAFQEVSNGLAARQTYNDQLEAQRDFVQANQAYYDLAEHRYRSGVDSNLTFLDAQRSLFSSQQMLIADRLAQLVAQVNLYTALGGAWAQWPSLATAEQ, from the coding sequence ATGAGCAAGCTCCCCATCTCTTTGGTGACGGTTGCGTGGATCCTCGGCGGTTGCTCGCTGATCCCGGACTACCAACAACCCGAAGCACCCACCCCTGCGCAGTACCCTCAGGGCCCGGCCTACACCGCCGCGCTGACGGGGGTCGATACAGCCTCGGGACCGGACTGGCAGCACCTGTTTCATGACCCGGCGATGCAGCAGTTGATCCGCGACGCCCTGGCCAACAACCGTGACCTGCGAGTGGCGGCCTTGAACGTGGAAGCGTTCCAGGCGCAGTACCGCATTCAACGGGCCGACCTGTTCCCGGCCGTGTCCGCCAGCGGCGCCGGCAAGCGCCAGAAACTACCGGGCGACATCACCGGTACTGGCAAATCCGCCATCACCTCCTCCTATTCGGCGACGCTGGGAATCAGCGCCTATGAACTGGATTTCTTCGGACGCGTGCGCAGCCTCAGTGAGCAGGCCATGCAGACCTACCTGTCCACCGAAGAAGCCCGGCGCAGCGCCCAACTGAGCCTGGTGGCCAACGTCGCCAACGGCTACCTGACCTGGCGTGCCGACCAGGAGCTGCTGGCCCTGGCAGAGAAAACCCTGGCAGTTGACGAGCGCAGCCTGCGCTTGACCTCCCGCAGCAAAAGCGCCGGCAAGGCTTCCTCGCTGGACGTGATCCAGGCCCGCACCAGTGTGCAAAGCACGCGGGCAAGCGTCGCCCGTTATCAGCGCCAGGTTGCCCAAGACGTAAACAGCCTGAGCTTGCTGGTCGGTGGCCCGGTCCCCGAAACACTGCCCGCACGCCCACTGGATGGCGACCTGATTGCCCGGGTCCCGGCCGGGCTGCCATCAGACCTGCTGCAACGGCGCCCGGACATTCTCCAGGCCGAATACCAACTAAAGGCCGCCAATGCCAACATCGGCGCCGCCCGCGCCGCGTTTTTCCCCTCCCTCACCTTGACCGCCAATGCCGGCAGCGCCAGCAAGGACCTGTCAGGACTGTTCAAGGGCGGTTCGGGAAGCTGGACGTTCCAGCCACAGATCAACCTGCCGGTCTTCAATGCCGGCAGCCTGCGGGCCAGCCTCGATTACGCGAAGATCCAGAAAAACATCCTCGTCGCCCAATACGAGAAGTCCATCCAGACCGCCTTCCAGGAAGTCTCCAACGGCCTCGCCGCACGGCAGACCTACAACGATCAACTGGAGGCGCAACGGGACTTCGTGCAGGCCAACCAGGCCTACTACGACCTGGCGGAACACCGCTACCGCAGCGGCGTGGACAGCAACTTGACGTTCCTGGACGCACAACGCTCGCTGTTCAGTTCGCAGCAGATGTTGATTGCCGACCGGTTGGCGCAACTGGTGGCGCAGGTGAACCTGTATACGGCGCTGGGTGGCGCGTGGGCACAGTGGCCAAGCCTGGCAACCGCCGAGCAATAA
- a CDS encoding helix-turn-helix transcriptional regulator yields MSLISSIRQMESPHFYFELGELISSTGNEHFATRMLHLVDKLVPAHLVDLSEWTLDEQQASVLDITLLGSAGLKEDLPAPRTLHHRNDHPLLKEMLGMDDSLLIQMNAKANSPHVRGTSHQCNLVSRRANRRYVISLYRPHTQPVFSLAQLSFLKRLSDTLLPLIERHAQASRQALRAEPVNGAVESQTLLEQSQLQREFYKRLSLSDITLSAREQEVCLGLLTGGTVPQMAEKLSVKNSSIETYLKRAAAKLGVSGRHGLAKWMVGA; encoded by the coding sequence ATGAGCCTGATCAGCAGTATTCGACAGATGGAAAGCCCACATTTCTATTTCGAATTGGGAGAGTTGATTTCAAGTACAGGCAATGAGCACTTTGCAACGCGGATGCTGCACTTGGTGGACAAACTGGTGCCGGCTCACCTGGTGGACCTCAGTGAGTGGACCCTGGACGAGCAACAGGCCAGCGTACTGGACATTACATTGCTGGGCAGCGCCGGTTTGAAGGAAGACCTACCCGCACCGCGCACCCTGCACCATCGCAACGATCACCCGCTGCTCAAGGAAATGCTGGGCATGGATGATTCGCTGCTGATCCAGATGAACGCCAAAGCCAATAGTCCCCATGTGCGAGGCACGTCCCATCAGTGCAATCTGGTGTCACGCAGGGCCAATCGTCGCTACGTGATTTCGCTTTACCGCCCGCATACACAACCGGTGTTCTCCCTGGCGCAGTTGTCATTTCTCAAACGTCTGTCCGACACCTTGCTGCCGTTGATCGAGCGGCACGCCCAGGCCAGCCGACAAGCCCTACGGGCCGAGCCGGTAAACGGGGCGGTGGAATCGCAAACGTTGCTGGAACAGTCACAGTTGCAGCGTGAGTTCTACAAGCGCCTGTCCCTCAGTGACATCACCCTGTCGGCGCGAGAACAGGAAGTCTGCCTGGGGCTGTTGACCGGCGGCACCGTACCGCAGATGGCCGAGAAGCTCAGCGTAAAAAACAGCTCCATCGAAACCTATCTCAAACGCGCCGCCGCCAAGCTGGGGGTGAGTGGCCGCCATGGCCTGGCCAAATGGATGGTCGGCGCCTAA
- the hpaR gene encoding homoprotocatechuate degradation operon regulator HpaR produces MPTPRPSLTLTLLQAREATMAFFRPLLNEHDLTEQQWRVIRILRRQGELESHQLAHLACILKPSMTGVLARLERDGIVRRRKSAEDQRRVFVALTELGHQRFVDMSGGMESNYLKIQEQFGEEQLEQLMTLLEKLKGIKP; encoded by the coding sequence ATGCCCACCCCGAGACCCTCGTTGACCCTCACCCTGCTGCAAGCCCGCGAAGCGACCATGGCTTTCTTCCGCCCGCTGCTCAACGAGCACGACCTGACCGAGCAGCAATGGCGAGTGATCCGCATCCTGCGCCGCCAAGGCGAGCTGGAAAGTCATCAATTGGCCCATCTGGCCTGCATCCTCAAACCCAGCATGACCGGTGTGTTGGCGCGGTTGGAACGTGACGGTATCGTGCGGCGCAGAAAGTCTGCCGAAGACCAGCGTCGGGTGTTCGTCGCCCTGACCGAGCTTGGGCACCAGCGCTTTGTCGACATGAGCGGGGGGATGGAAAGTAACTACCTGAAGATCCAGGAACAGTTTGGCGAGGAGCAACTCGAGCAACTGATGACGCTGCTCGAAAAGCTCAAAGGCATCAAACCCTGA